The nucleotide sequence GGCCAGTGCTGCCGCGGCGACCACGGCTGTCAAGCGCTTCCTCACGCCTTCCCCCCTTCGTGTACTACCCGAAAGAGTGACGCGGGAGGGTGGGGGAACGTTGCGCCGGAGGATCTCCTGTGGCCGGAGCCACCCGGCTCAGCGCCCGGTTTCGGCCGCCTTGACCAGCTTGGCCGAGAACAGCCGGATCACGATCCGGAGCGTGGCGGCCAGCGCCGGCCCGGTGCCCTTGACCGGCTCGGTGAACGAACCGGTCCACCGCAGGTGCGTGCCGCCGCCGTCGGTCGGCGTGAACAGCACTTCGGCGCGGTAGTCCTTGATCGGCTTGCCGCCCGCGAAGGCGTACACGTGCTTGCGGCCGGGCTCGTACTCGAGGGTCTCCTCGCGGATCAGCACCGGCCACATCCCGACCTCGCGGACGGCGCCCACGCCGTCGGGTTCGGTGGTGCCGCGCCGGGCCCAGCGGGCCTGGACGATGAGTGGTTTTCCCCACTCCGCCCAGCGCGGGCCGTCCGCTTCGAGCGCGAACAGCGCCTCCGGCGGGGCGGTGCTCGTGCGGTTGACCTCGTACGAGTACTTGCGACCCACCGGAACCTCCCACTTTGTTGACAGACTGATAATCAATCGTCTCCGGGGGCGTAGGTCAAGATGAGGGGGTGAGCACGCCGCGCCCCGACCTCGCCGCGCCGCACTGGCTCGTCCAGCTCCTGCGCAGCACGCCGGTGCCGGTGCCGTGGAACATGGTCGCCCGGGCCGTGGTCGCGCTGGCCGTGCCGCTCGCGATCGCGTACGCGGCGGGGGACATCGCCGTCGGCGCGCTCATCTCGACCGGGGCCCTGCCCGCCGTGCTGTCCGAATCGGCCGGGCCCTACCGCTACCGCGCCCGGCGGCTCGGCGGCGCGACGCTCGCCGCGACCGCGGGCTACCTCGCCGGGCTGCTCACCGGCGGTACCCCGGCGCTGTCGATGCCCACGGTGATCCTGGTCGCGGCGGTGTCCGCGGTGATCAGCGCGGCCGGGAGCAACGCCTCGGTTGCCGGGCTGCAGATGCTCGTGTTCTGTGTGATCGCCACCGGGCAGCACGCGACCGGCGTCCGCGTCGAGGTCCTCTTCGGCTGCTTCTGCCTCGGCGCCGCCTGGAGCCTCCTGGTCGCGCTCGTCACCTGGACGGTCCGGGCGACCAGCCCCGAACGCACCGCCGTCGCGCACGTCTACGTCGAGCTGGCCGCGATGCTGTCGGCGACCGACGAAGCCGTCTCCCGGGTCGCCCGCCACCGGCTGACCACGGCGATGAACACCGCCTACGACCAGTTGCTCACCGCGCGCTCGTGGCTGTCCGGCCGCGACGCCGCCTACCGGCACCTGCTCAACCTGCTTTCGGCGACGACACCCGCCGTCGAGGCGTCGGTGGCGATGGTCAACGCGGGCCGCCGCCCGGCCGCGGAGGTGATCGACCACTTCGTCGCGCTTTCGGCCGCGGTGCTGGCCGGCCAGCCGCTGCCGGCCCCGCCGCCGGTGCCACCCGGCGACCCCGACCCGGTGCTCGCCGCGCTCTACGCGGGGCTCGTGCGGATCGGCAAGGGCGACGACCGCAAGCGACGGCTGCCGACGCCGTGGCACCGCCGGCTGCGGGAGTGGGCGGCCTCGCTGGCGTCCGGCCCGCTGACCTGGATCGCCGCGCTGCGGCTGACGCTGTGCGTCGCGATCGCCGAGGTCGTCGGCCTGCTCGTGCCGCTGGAACGGTCGTACTGGATCACCCTGACCGTCGGCATCGTGCTCAAGCCCGACTTCGGATCCGTCTTCGGCCGCGCGGTGCTGCGGGGCATCGGCACGGTCATCGGCGTCGGGATCGGCGCCGCGGTGCTCGGTCTCGGCGCGAACGGCTGGGTTCTGGTGGTGCTCAGCGCGATCTTCGCCGGCGGCATCGCGGTGGGGAAGGTGCGCAACTACGGCATCCAGAGCGCCTTCGTGACGCCGTTGATCATCCTGCAGATGGGCCTGGCCCACACCGGGAACTGGAGCGTGGTGCTGGCACGGCTGGTCGACACCGTGCTGGGCTGCGTGATCGTGCTCGTCTTCGGCTACCTGCTGTGGCCCGGCAGCCGGCGCCCGCGGGTGGGCGGGCGCCTGGCCGACGGCCTGGACGCGGTCGCGAAGTACGTCTCCCACGCGCTGGTCGAAGCGTCGTCCGGGGAGGCACGGCTGGCGCGGTCCCGGGCGCGGCGCGGGGCCTACCGGGCCCTGGCCGACCTGCGGACGGCGTTCCAGCAGGCCGTCGTCGAGCCGTCCGCGCACGGCCGCCAGGCGGTGGCGTGGTGGCCGGTGATCGCCGCGCAGGAGCGGGTCGCGGACGCCGTCACCGAAGTCGGCGTGACGATCGGGCGGGGTGTGCCGCCGCCGGCCCCGGCCGACGTCGAGCTGCTGACGGCCGCGCTGGGGGAACTCGCGTCGGCCGTCCGGGAGCAGCGCGCGCCGCGGTCGATGCCGCTGCCGGACGCTCCGCAGCTGTCCGGCGTGGTCGACCAGCTGGAGTCGGCGTTCGACGCCGTCCGCGGCCCCGACCTGGCCGAACGCGCACCCCTGGGGCTCGTCCGGCGGTTCCTGCCCTACCACCGGCGCACGTAACGTCCGTGCGGTTCAATGCACCCATGGGAATCGACTTCGAAGCGTTG is from Amycolatopsis mediterranei and encodes:
- a CDS encoding FUSC family protein — encoded protein: MSTPRPDLAAPHWLVQLLRSTPVPVPWNMVARAVVALAVPLAIAYAAGDIAVGALISTGALPAVLSESAGPYRYRARRLGGATLAATAGYLAGLLTGGTPALSMPTVILVAAVSAVISAAGSNASVAGLQMLVFCVIATGQHATGVRVEVLFGCFCLGAAWSLLVALVTWTVRATSPERTAVAHVYVELAAMLSATDEAVSRVARHRLTTAMNTAYDQLLTARSWLSGRDAAYRHLLNLLSATTPAVEASVAMVNAGRRPAAEVIDHFVALSAAVLAGQPLPAPPPVPPGDPDPVLAALYAGLVRIGKGDDRKRRLPTPWHRRLREWAASLASGPLTWIAALRLTLCVAIAEVVGLLVPLERSYWITLTVGIVLKPDFGSVFGRAVLRGIGTVIGVGIGAAVLGLGANGWVLVVLSAIFAGGIAVGKVRNYGIQSAFVTPLIILQMGLAHTGNWSVVLARLVDTVLGCVIVLVFGYLLWPGSRRPRVGGRLADGLDAVAKYVSHALVEASSGEARLARSRARRGAYRALADLRTAFQQAVVEPSAHGRQAVAWWPVIAAQERVADAVTEVGVTIGRGVPPPAPADVELLTAALGELASAVREQRAPRSMPLPDAPQLSGVVDQLESAFDAVRGPDLAERAPLGLVRRFLPYHRRT
- a CDS encoding SRPBCC family protein, giving the protein MGRKYSYEVNRTSTAPPEALFALEADGPRWAEWGKPLIVQARWARRGTTEPDGVGAVREVGMWPVLIREETLEYEPGRKHVYAFAGGKPIKDYRAEVLFTPTDGGGTHLRWTGSFTEPVKGTGPALAATLRIVIRLFSAKLVKAAETGR